The Paenibacillus sp. FSL R7-0345 DNA segment CTCTCTCGCACAGTCAGCAACAGCCAGGTTGCGGTGCAGATTGCCGTTAATATAAGCGATAGCCCGCTCTACCAGTACACGCGCATCACTGGTCTGGCGGATTTGCAGATAGGCACAGCCCTGGCGGCAAAACTCGCGGATCTGCCTGCGCAGCTCCTCAAAGGAGGCGGCCCCGTTCATCTCGGCCAGCTTCTTTTCCAGTATTTTGACTTCACTGTCCGAAGCTTTATCAGAAAAGACGCGGTGGATCGAATGCGCCAGCTCCAGACACATCGTCTTGACGATGGCCGGGTCAGGCAGGACAGGAGAGCTTACCCATTCGTTCCAGATGCCGTCCAGCTGTTCCTCTGCTTTGGCCAGATTGGCTGAACGCAGGCAATAAAGCAGCTCCTTCTCTTTATCGTAGGAATATCTGGGCAGCGCTGCGTCCGCCTCCGGCGATTCCACATAGCGGTAGACGCTGTTGCCCCCGGTCAGAAACGTATTTGTCAGCGCAGACATGGCCTGGGCGTACGATACCGACAGCTGTCCCGCTTCTTCAACATCTCCGCCCAGCCCGATCGACACTGTCTGATAGGTATGCCTGCAGACATTCTCGCGGCACTTCTCGGCCAGCTGCTCCGCGTCAAGCGTAGCCGGCGGATTCATGACAATTACGAACTGGTTAACATGCTCTCGGAATACAATACCCTGGGTGTAAGCGGCAATCGTCTCCTGCAGAATGTTCTGCACCGCAAACCGGATCAGCTCAACCTCAGATACAGGCATTGAAGCCGTCCGGTCGGCAAAAAAGTCAATCTCCGCTGCCATCACGCAAAAGCCGCTGCGCTTCATCTGAATCGCATAGAAATCCCACTGCTGGCTGAGATGCTGCTGCCTGCTGCCGTAACGGATCAGAAGGCGCATGTACTCCTGGCGCAGATAAGGCATACTTTCCCGCAGCTTCTGCTCCATTCCCCGCATCTGCTCAGCCTGGGAGCGCTCGCGTTCCAGTACCTCTTTGGCCTTCAGGACCGATTCCAGCACCTGCGGCCGGGTAAACGGCTTGACGATCAGGTCGAACGCCCCCAGCTTCACGGCCTCCTGGGCGTATGTGAAGTCTGAATAGCCTGTCAGAAAAATCAGCTTGATCTCCGGCTGCTCGGCCAGAATCGTCCGCATCATCGCCAGCCCGTCAGTGAAGGGCATGCGGATGTCGGTCAATACAATATCAGGCCGGTGCTTGCGGATCTCTACCAGCCCTTCCTCTCCGTTGGCCGCCGTTGCGGCCACCGTAATACCATGCTCCTCCCAGGGAATCCGCTGTGACAGGCCGCGGACAACTGCCGGGATATCATCGACTATGCATAATTTAACGGGATCAGCGTGCTTCAGGATAAACTCCACCTTCCATTGGAATCGAGAGAACCGCTTCGGTCTCAATCAGCGGGGTGCTGCGGAAAAATAATCCGCCCTCCCTGCCGTAATACAGCTGCAGACGGCTGCAGATATTGGTCAGGGCATAACCGCCGCTGCTGGCCGGTTCCTTCAGTCTGGCATTCAGCCTGTCGGCATCCATGCCTGACCCGTTGTCGGTAACCCTGATTACAAGCTCCTGTCCTTCCATAGCTACAGCGATGGCAATCCTTCCTCCGCCCCGCAGCTCCTTCAGCCCGTGCAGAATGGAATTTTCCACAAGCGGCTGAATAATAATCTTCAGCACAGGAAGTTCCAGCAGCTCGGGTGCGCATGTTATCGTATAATCAAACAGCCCCTCATAGCATTGCTGCTGCAGGTTCAGATACTGGCGGACATGCTCCAGCTCCCGGCCCAGCGTAGTAATCTCCTGCCCGTTGTTCAGTCCAAGCCGGAACAGGGCGGACAGCGAAATCACCATCTGCTTCACATCCTCATACTCATCCATTTCACATTTCCAGAAGATTGTATTAAGCGTGTTATATAAAAAGTGCGGCTCGATCTGCGCCTGCAGCGTCTTGATCTCCGCCTTGCGCTTCTCCTTCTCCGTATCCTTAACTTCCACAATCAGCTCGCCGATCCGGTCCAGCATCTGGTTGAATTTACGTCCGGCATCGCCGATTTCATCCTGGAACGGACTTTCGAAGCGGGCGCCCAGATCCTCTTGCTCTACCCGGGACATCGTCTTCTGCAGCTTCAGCAGCGGCCCGAGCAAGAGGGCCGACAGGGTTCTGGACAGCAGCAGGGCAATGACGACACAGGCCGCCATAATCATCAGCACCAGCCACTGGATGCTGCGCACCGGCTGCAGCAGCTCTTTTTTGGACAGATAGCTGACCAGCAGCCAGTCATCGGCATAACCTGATTCAGCATAGCTGACCAGCATCGTGCCGCCCCCTGCCGGATACTCAAAGTTACCGCTGTCCGCCTCCAGCAGCCTGTCCATAAAGCCTGCCGAGCGCGACCATTCCGGCCGTTCATTATCCCCGAAGACGCTGTCCCCGGATTTGTTGATCAGCATAAACTTGGCGCTGCCGAGACTCGCGCCCCCGCTGACGGTATCCTCCAGGATATCCTCCTTCACATTGACGGCAAGGAACACATCGGGCACATAATTCTCCGTCAGCGGCTGCAGCAGCAGGGAGATAACCTGATGCTCCCCGGCGAACAGCTCGTCGCGGTGGCTCTCCATCCAATTAGACTCCGGATTGTCCCTGATCCGCTGATACAGCAAAGACTCCATAAATGGAGTCGCCGTTCTGCGCAGATTCCCGGCGGAATAGAAATCTCCGCCGGGAGTACTGATCAGGATCGATTCAATGGAATTCTCCGTCAGCTCCGCCTGGGTAAAGGGGTTCTGCAGCACAGAGAAATTGGCAAAGTACCGGTCTATGTTATTCGCTTGTACATCTCTTATCATCTGCTTATAGGCATCGCTCAGCATGATTGTCGAGGAAGCCACTATAATCTGCTTCAGCTTCTGGTCAAGCACATTAACCGACTGGTTCAGCACATTGCGGTTCAGGTCGGTGGAGTTGCGCTCCATGGCCCGCGAAGCAATCGAATAGGCTCCGAAGCCCGTTATAGTGATGCAAAAGACTGTCAATGCGGTGAAAGACAGCCATATTCTTTTCCTCAGTGAGGTCCGGTACAGCCAGGTTTTCAGCATATTTCCCATCCTTTGCCGGCTGGCTGCCGGGAGCGTGAGGTTATTCTAACCCTTAACGGAGCCAGCGGTCATCTGCATGAATGATTTGTTGGCAAAAATATAAACGATAATCATCGGCAGCATGGACAAGCATGCGCCGGCAAGCATTAATTGCGGCTGGGCCGCATCCCCGACACCGTACTTCAGGCCGGCCAGACCTACAGTCAGCGTCTGCAGGGCAGGCTGGGTCATCGTAAAGACTAGCGGCAGGATGTATTCGTTCCAGGCACCGCGGAAGGTCCAAAGCGCGGTAACGCCCAGCGCCGGCGTCAAGAGCGGCAAGATAACCCGAAAGTATACGCTATAGAAGTTACAACCGTCAATGAACGCCGCTTCGTCGAGCTCCTTCGGAATGGCCCGGACAAAGCCGATCAGCATGAAGAAGGCTGTCGCATGGGCGCTGATCAGGATGATGATGACGCCCCAGAGCGATTTTTGCAGATTAAGCGCGACCATGAGATCAAACTGCGGGCGGAGCACAACAGCACCGATCGAGATGAACAGGGTGCAGGACTGGATGACAACATACGCCCGTTTTCCGTAGAAATCCACTCTCGCCACTGCATAAGCAGCCATTGTTCCGATTAACAGAGTGCCTATTGTAGTGAAGGTACTGATGAACATGCTGTTCCAGGTGAACCTTGCAAAATTAGCCGAGGTCCAGGCCTGGGTGAAGTTCTCAAATTTCCACTCCCGCGGCAGCAGCGAGGTTCCTGTCGTCAGCTCCAGATTCGATTTCAGTGATCCGAAGAAGGCGAGAATAATGGGAAAGAGTGCGAAGCCCGCCACCAGCAGCAGGAAGATCCACAGCAATACCCGGGACAGCAGCGCCTTTGATTTTATTGTAGTGGCAGGAGTTGAAGCTAGTTTAGTATCCGCTTGTAATGTGCTCACTGTTCATTCTCCTCTCTTTTAATAGATATCATTCAGTTTCTTGGAGACGTAGAAGTAAATCAGGGTGATCAGACCGACGATAACCGCCGTTGTAAAGCCGACCGCACTACCGTAACCGAACTGCTGGATGCTTGAGCCTCCGCTCGATACCGGGAAGAACAGCTTATACAGATAGAGGTACATGACTTCCGTTTTGCCGTAAGGTCCGCCCTCGGTAAGTACCATAATGCTCTCGTAGCCCTTCAGCGAGACCGTGATGGCCAGCATGATAATCATCTGCAGCACAGGTCCCAGCATAGGAACGGTGATGCTCCACATTTTGCGCAGCGGGCCTGCTCCGTCGATGGAAGCCGCTTCATAAAGATCCTCCGGAATGTTCTGCAGTCCTGCAATAAAGAGCAGCATATAGTTACCGACCGCACCCCAGATGGCAATGATAATTGCTGTCAGCAGGGCATACTTGGCACCCAGCCAGTCAATCGGTGAGGATATAATACCGGCGCCCAGCAGCAGCTGGTTCACCATACCGTTGTACGAGTTGAAAATAACATAGAATACGATCGCCATAACTGAAGCACTGATTACGGTAGGCATGAAATAAATCGCCCGCAGCAGCTGCCGGCCCTTCAGTGCCCGGTTAAGAACCACTGCCAGTATAAACGACAGCGGAATCGTGATGATCAGCTTGCCGCCTGCGTAGATAAAGGTGTTAACCACCGAATGCCAGAAATCTTTATCGCGGAACAGACGTTCAAAGTTGTCCAGACCGATAAAGAGCGGCGTACCGAAGCCCTGATAATCATAGAACATGTACTTCAAAGCCCAGAATACGGGATACACCCCAAAAATCAGTGTCAGTATCAGACTGGGCGCAACAAAGGTCCAGGCGTTTATTTGACGTTTCGTTCCATTCATTGATTGTTCCTCCTGTCTATTCGGCTTGCGCTTATATCCTAATGATACGTCCCTCTGCAGAGAGACAGTTAGGGAGAAAGCGACTGCACCAAGGGGGAGAAATTCACTTTTTATAAAACGGGCGAAAAAAAAGATAAGGCTGATTAATGCGGGCAGGACAACCTTTAGCATCTTAAAAATAAGTCGCTTTGTCCCCTCCCCTGCACTTGTTTATCCATCCCCGGTTTACTGGCCGCAAAGGTATACTTATGGAAGAGAACAGAGACAGACTGGATACAGGAATGGAAAATAACAACGTGATTCACGAGGGAGGCTTCTGAATAAAGATGAGTTCATCCTATAAAAGCGCGGCTGAAATCCGCCCCTTCGCCTGCTATGATCATAATCAGCTGGGTGAGATCCGCAGCAGAATAGAGCGCATCCCGGCAGTTACCCGGGAATACGCCAGACAGCGGGAGCTGTCGGAGCAGTTTACTGCGCGGGAGGCTGAGGCGCGGGAATATGTGAGGCAGCAATTGGCGGGGCATGATGTGCGTGAGGCGGTAGCGCCGCTCCAGTGGCTGGGCGTCTTCCGGGTGGAGCCGTTCGTCTTTAAGGTCCCTGCCGGGGCAGCGCAGCTGAAGCTGTCTGTGCAGGTGCAGGGCCGGGGTGTTGCCCGGATCGGCGGCGTGCGGCTGACGCATTCGCAGCTCGGCCTGCCCGTGCAGCTGGGTAACGGCAGCTTCCGCCAGGGGCTGGACGGCTGGACGCAGGTGCCGGGGACCGGCAGCACGATCCGGCTGGAGCAGCTGCCCGGCGGCGGGAGCGGCCTGCAGCCCTCGGGCGTAACGCCGGCTGACGGCGCGGCGGAGGAAGGGGTCCGGTGCGTATACATCCGGAATGAGGCGGAGGACAGCCTGACGGTGCTGCGCTATGAGGAGCTGCTGCCGGTCCGCGCCGGCGACCATTATGGTATCCAGACGGAACTCAGTCTGGAAACACCGCTGGTTAACGGAGGGGTATGTACCGGAGTAGTGTTCCTGGATGCCGCCGGGCAGCCCCTTGGCGAAGAGCGGCTCTCCCCGCTCTTTAAACGGCACACGCTGACCAACTGGGCCTACCTGCTGGAGGCGGCCGGTGCAGATGCCAACCTGTATATGGTTACAGGTGAGGAGCAGTATGCCGGACTGGCCAAGCGCAAGCTGCAGTACATGCTGGCTGATATGCGGCAGGGTATGGATATTTTTCGCCGGGACGGCTGGCATGATGACGATACCTACGGTGCCGTGCATATCGGCCGGGGGATTGCGGCGATCTCGGTTATTTATGACCAGATTGCTGCCAGCACTGCGGTCTCGGGTGAAGATTCGGAGACGCTGCTTGCAGACCTCCGTTATATTGCGGCGATGATGATGGACACTGCCTATTACCGGTTCGACCTCCCTACCTTCCCGGATGAGAAGGGCGGCATGCGCAGCAACTGGAATGCCGACCGGGCAACCGGTCTTGGCGTATATGCCCTGCTCTTCCCGCAGGAGCCGGAGAGCGCGGCCTACCTGGAGCATGCCCGCTCGGTAATCGACTGGCAGCTCGCGGAGGTCGTTGATGATGACGGTGCCTGGCCGGAAAATGTGCGCTACCACGGCGCCGTACTGCACCGGTATTTCCTGTTCTTCGCCCTGCTGAAACGCCTTACCGGAACGGACTATTTCGGACAGGCCAAAGTCAAGGCGATGTACCGCTTCCTGCTCGGGATTGTGACAGCTGAGGACGTGATCCAGGGCGGACCGGACGGGCCACCTGTCCTGCTGACTCCGGCTGTCGGCGACGCCAACGTTCAGGAGAAATGGTTCCGCCTGCTCGGCTATGCCGCTCCGTTCTACGCGGAAGAGGACCCTCAGCTGGCGGCGGAAATGGTCTGGACCTGGAAGCACGGCGGTGCCCCGGTTCAGGATACCGGCGCGTTCCCGCTGCCGGTGGTCGCCCTGCTCTATCCGCAGCCGGAGCTGCCGGAACAGATGCCGGAGCTCCGCTCCGTGCATTATCCCGGCATCGGCTATGTCATCTTCCGCAGCGGAGAGCAAAACCTGCAGCATTATGCCATCTACGAGGCCTCGCCGCTGACCTATCACGCCCATCATGATGAGGGCCACTTCTCCATCTGGGCGAACGGGGTGCCGCTGACGCTTGATGCCGGCACCGGCGGCTATTACAACGGGGACCGGCACTGGTATGTGTCCGGTGCTGCGCACAACATCGTCCAGTTCGCGGACGGCTCCGGCGGCTACGCGGACGGCCCGCTGAAAAGCGTCTGCCGGGAGGTCAGCTTCGCGGAGGAGCTGGATTATGCAAGAAGCCTCATCCCCGATGTACACGCTGACGAGTATGAGCGGCATTTCCTGTACATCAAGGCAGGCTTTGATGCTTACCTGGTCTGGGACCGCATCCGCGGGACAGCCGATAGCGTCTGGAATCTGCATACGCTGAGCAGCGGGGCAGAGCTCGCGGAGCAGGCCATTGACGCCGCCGGCCTTGGCGGCATGCGGCTCCATGCGCAGATCGCTGAGCCGCTGCGCCCGGCCGTCACTGCCGGTGAAGGCGCTGCCGGCGGAGCTTATCCGCTGGCTGCGCAGCAGCACTTCCGCGTGCACGGCCGCGCCGGCGAAGACTACGTCGTACTGCTGCATCCGCACGCCGAGGGGACACCGGAGCTCCGGCTGGAGCCGCTGGAGCTTGAACCCACGGACGCCGCGGACGGTGTGCGGCTGTATAAGCTCAGCCGCGCAGACGGCGGCTGGTGTGTTGCCGCCCTCAACGGGACCGGCGAAACCCGCCGGGTCCGTGTTCCGGGCGGCGCGGCGCTTCGCGTGCTTGGCGCAGGCGGAGCTGCGGCAGAGGCAGAGCCGGCCGGCGGATCGGCGGCTGACGCTGCTTCCGACAGCCTGATCCTTGAACCGGGATCAATCCGGATCGCTGTTCCGCAATAAGACTATCTCGGAATCATCAAAAATTTATCTACCTAATAAGGAGGAAGAAATATGAGTAACCTTGGAGTATGGGAACCGGCGGAGCCGGGCGTAAAACGCTGCATTCTGAACGCGGCAGAGAGTCTGATGATGATGGAGGTTCATTTTGAAAAAGGTGCCGAGGGCTACGAGCACAGCCACCCGCATGAGCAGATGAGCTATTGCCTGCGCGGAAGCTTCATCTTCCGCATCGACGGCAGGGAGTATGGCGTATCGGCCGGCCAGAGTATTGCTATCCCACCAGGCGCCAAGCATGGTGTTACCGCGCTCGAAGCAGACTCGGCACTGCTCGACGCCTTCACCCCAATCCGCGAGGATCTGCTCAAACGCTAGAGATGTCCGCAGAGCCCAACACTTGAATCTCTTCAGGGGCGAGCTCTGTTTCTTCTATCCTCTACTAAATGGGATAGCGAACTTCTAATTGGCAATAGCAATTTTTCACTCAGGCTGCTCAGCAAGCTCCTGTCGAGCGTTCCCGGTAACATAGCTGCACTATGTACAACTAAACTTAGCTTATTTACTCGCGATAGCCATATAACTGCATTCCGGAGTCAATTTCATAATTCAGTTTGCTGGATAGCAAGACTGGGCCAAAATCTGAGTTTGTTTTTTAAAAAGAGTTAGGCCACTTGCTGGGAGTTACTCAACTGCTTGTTCAACTTGTCTAGCGCAAACTTACTCAAATTGTAGGCCAATGTGCTGAGCTGGAAATCGACACTTGCCCGGACGCCGCGGTGACGTGTGCGTTTCATCCCAAAATACTCTTTGAGGTAGGCAAAAACACGTTCTACAGCCGTTCGTTTGTTATACAGTTGCGTAAAGCTCTCGCTCCCTCTTGCTGGGTAAGCGTGCTTACGCAAATCGGTTTGGATTCGGATCTTAAACACCTTTTGGCAGCCGGATTCGGAAAACGGACAGTCTTTGCACTGGTTCGGCCTGGTATAACGCAGTGTTTCGTATTTGGCATCGAAACTGTCGTAACGGTAGGCGTGTCCCTGCGAGCACACCGGGGTGTAATCCTGGTTCATCCCCTCGGGCGGTTTTTTGTGGTGAATCATTTTAATAATAGGAAAAGCGCCTAAGGAATGAATCAACTGGTAAATGGCCGAACTGTCATACCCTTTGTCGCCCAAGACATGCTTCACCTTCAGCCCAGGAAACTTCAGGTGTAGCCCCTTTAGGAGCAGGACGGCCATCCGCTGGTCATTCAGATTCGCCGAACTAAAGACACCGCTTAGCACATACTGAGAATCCGCATCCACCAGTACGTTCGCCTTAAATCCGAAATAACTGGTGAGTCTGCCCTTCGTATTTTTCTTGTCAAAACGTGCAGCATGCCGGGGGATCGTGCTTAGGAGCTCGTCATAGGTGTAAGGCAGCATCGCTTCAATCGTTTTCTCAAAGGGTGCTAGGGTCTTTTCATAAGCTTCCCGTTCCAGACGCCGGCGCTCTTTTTCTTCCGCAGAAGTCCGCCCACGTCGGTAGACTGGTTTTTTAAGCGGTTCGTTCGCTGGCTGAGGCTCTGGCTCGGCATTCTCGAACTCCAGTTGCTGAATTTCTGGCGCTTCGCTTGGCTTTTTGGTACGGCGGGCCGCTCGGCGTTTCGACGCAGATTCACTGAATTGGCAATCCCAAGCCTCAACAATGGAGGAATCAACGGCAAGGTGCGTGCCCGTAACAAAGCCTTCTTCCATGGCAGACAGCACCAAGCTATCCTGCAGTTGCTCAAGCATTCCCGTTTGCTCAAGCGCAGAAATCAGACGGGAGTATGAAGCTTTGCTCGGAATAGGGTTCGAGCCGGTAAACCGGCACTGCGCCCGAAATTCCTCGCTGTGCTTAAGGCGTCTAACCAGAGAAGAAACAAACTCAATGCCCTCCATTTTTGAGATGAGCAGCGAGTAGATCATGGCAGGGAGGTTTAGCTCCTGTGGCCGTCCACGATGGTTCTTTTTCCGGAGTACGTGAAGGACCGGAGCCAGGTTTAAGTGTTCAAAGATTTGACTATATTTATCTTCCGGGCGCATTTGGAGCAATTCCTCGAAGGAAAACAGCTCTTCTTGTCGAATAGAGTAGATAGGGATTACCTCCTTTTTTTGTTCTCGGGTGTCGGTTTGGTCGCCTATAACTTCGAGAACTTGGGGAGGTACTCCTTTTTCTATGCTTAAAAAAACCAGGCGTAGCAAGGGTTTTGAATTATGAAATTGTCTCTTCCGTACAACTAAATCTGCCGAATTTGGCCAAAATCAGGATTAGACGTCATTTTAGCTGCACAAAGTGCAGTTAAAGTGGAGAAGAGAAGAAAAACGCGCTTTTTAGTTGTACAAACTGCAGTTAAGTCGAAAAGGTGCGGCAGCAGCCGCACCTTTTTGCTTGTTTAAGTGTCTTGTTATACGCAGGCGCTCCCTAGTCACGTACTCTAATAGCGCGTATACGACGGAATCTGGTCAGAACTACTCAAAACGCTGCAGTACAGCATCAGCCAGCCAACCAAATTTCACTCTAATCACAGGTAATCACGCTCTAACCCACATACTCAGAATGACCGCATACAGCGCGACCTAGTCAGATATACTCAAAACGCTACAGTACAGCACCAAAAAAACAAATTTCACCTAACATTCATGGCCATTCTCAGGCCAGGTGTGTGCTATTAGCCCCCACCTCCAGTAACACCAAATGGTTATCCCCTTATCCCGTTATTCTGCTATCCCGGCGTCCGCCAGCAGCCGCGCCCCGTCAAATCAACCAACGCCTGTCCGGGTTCTGCCGGACAGGCGTTGGTTAGTATTGCTATTCAAGGTTCGCGTGCTTGCCGAACATCTGGGTTGTTGTCTGACCGGTCCATTCCATCAGGCGCAGGATGGCGGCATCATAGAACAGCAGCAGAGTCTGTTCGAACAGGGAAGCCATCGGCTGGATGGTCGCCCGTTCCCCGCTGGCCTCCTTGGTCGCACCCGGCAGC contains these protein-coding regions:
- a CDS encoding carbohydrate ABC transporter permease — encoded protein: MKSKALLSRVLLWIFLLLVAGFALFPIILAFFGSLKSNLELTTGTSLLPREWKFENFTQAWTSANFARFTWNSMFISTFTTIGTLLIGTMAAYAVARVDFYGKRAYVVIQSCTLFISIGAVVLRPQFDLMVALNLQKSLWGVIIILISAHATAFFMLIGFVRAIPKELDEAAFIDGCNFYSVYFRVILPLLTPALGVTALWTFRGAWNEYILPLVFTMTQPALQTLTVGLAGLKYGVGDAAQPQLMLAGACLSMLPMIIVYIFANKSFMQMTAGSVKG
- a CDS encoding response regulator — its product is MEFILKHADPVKLCIVDDIPAVVRGLSQRIPWEEHGITVAATAANGEEGLVEIRKHRPDIVLTDIRMPFTDGLAMMRTILAEQPEIKLIFLTGYSDFTYAQEAVKLGAFDLIVKPFTRPQVLESVLKAKEVLERERSQAEQMRGMEQKLRESMPYLRQEYMRLLIRYGSRQQHLSQQWDFYAIQMKRSGFCVMAAEIDFFADRTASMPVSEVELIRFAVQNILQETIAAYTQGIVFREHVNQFVIVMNPPATLDAEQLAEKCRENVCRHTYQTVSIGLGGDVEEAGQLSVSYAQAMSALTNTFLTGGNSVYRYVESPEADAALPRYSYDKEKELLYCLRSANLAKAEEQLDGIWNEWVSSPVLPDPAIVKTMCLELAHSIHRVFSDKASDSEVKILEKKLAEMNGAASFEELRRQIREFCRQGCAYLQIRQTSDARVLVERAIAYINGNLHRNLAVADCAREVHLSPSYFSNLFKKEIGMTLAQYIISRRMEKAKELVLEGMQVQDIAVSLGYEDRPYFTELFKKYTGMTPTDFRSKYTSAVQRGNSDFVSPE
- a CDS encoding sensor histidine kinase, with product MLKTWLYRTSLRKRIWLSFTALTVFCITITGFGAYSIASRAMERNSTDLNRNVLNQSVNVLDQKLKQIIVASSTIMLSDAYKQMIRDVQANNIDRYFANFSVLQNPFTQAELTENSIESILISTPGGDFYSAGNLRRTATPFMESLLYQRIRDNPESNWMESHRDELFAGEHQVISLLLQPLTENYVPDVFLAVNVKEDILEDTVSGGASLGSAKFMLINKSGDSVFGDNERPEWSRSAGFMDRLLEADSGNFEYPAGGGTMLVSYAESGYADDWLLVSYLSKKELLQPVRSIQWLVLMIMAACVVIALLLSRTLSALLLGPLLKLQKTMSRVEQEDLGARFESPFQDEIGDAGRKFNQMLDRIGELIVEVKDTEKEKRKAEIKTLQAQIEPHFLYNTLNTIFWKCEMDEYEDVKQMVISLSALFRLGLNNGQEITTLGRELEHVRQYLNLQQQCYEGLFDYTITCAPELLELPVLKIIIQPLVENSILHGLKELRGGGRIAIAVAMEGQELVIRVTDNGSGMDADRLNARLKEPASSGGYALTNICSRLQLYYGREGGLFFRSTPLIETEAVLSIPMEGGVYPEAR
- a CDS encoding heparinase II/III family protein; amino-acid sequence: MSSSYKSAAEIRPFACYDHNQLGEIRSRIERIPAVTREYARQRELSEQFTAREAEAREYVRQQLAGHDVREAVAPLQWLGVFRVEPFVFKVPAGAAQLKLSVQVQGRGVARIGGVRLTHSQLGLPVQLGNGSFRQGLDGWTQVPGTGSTIRLEQLPGGGSGLQPSGVTPADGAAEEGVRCVYIRNEAEDSLTVLRYEELLPVRAGDHYGIQTELSLETPLVNGGVCTGVVFLDAAGQPLGEERLSPLFKRHTLTNWAYLLEAAGADANLYMVTGEEQYAGLAKRKLQYMLADMRQGMDIFRRDGWHDDDTYGAVHIGRGIAAISVIYDQIAASTAVSGEDSETLLADLRYIAAMMMDTAYYRFDLPTFPDEKGGMRSNWNADRATGLGVYALLFPQEPESAAYLEHARSVIDWQLAEVVDDDGAWPENVRYHGAVLHRYFLFFALLKRLTGTDYFGQAKVKAMYRFLLGIVTAEDVIQGGPDGPPVLLTPAVGDANVQEKWFRLLGYAAPFYAEEDPQLAAEMVWTWKHGGAPVQDTGAFPLPVVALLYPQPELPEQMPELRSVHYPGIGYVIFRSGEQNLQHYAIYEASPLTYHAHHDEGHFSIWANGVPLTLDAGTGGYYNGDRHWYVSGAAHNIVQFADGSGGYADGPLKSVCREVSFAEELDYARSLIPDVHADEYERHFLYIKAGFDAYLVWDRIRGTADSVWNLHTLSSGAELAEQAIDAAGLGGMRLHAQIAEPLRPAVTAGEGAAGGAYPLAAQQHFRVHGRAGEDYVVLLHPHAEGTPELRLEPLELEPTDAADGVRLYKLSRADGGWCVAALNGTGETRRVRVPGGAALRVLGAGGAAAEAEPAGGSAADAASDSLILEPGSIRIAVPQ
- a CDS encoding cupin domain-containing protein; translation: MSNLGVWEPAEPGVKRCILNAAESLMMMEVHFEKGAEGYEHSHPHEQMSYCLRGSFIFRIDGREYGVSAGQSIAIPPGAKHGVTALEADSALLDAFTPIREDLLKR
- a CDS encoding sugar ABC transporter permease, producing the protein MNGTKRQINAWTFVAPSLILTLIFGVYPVFWALKYMFYDYQGFGTPLFIGLDNFERLFRDKDFWHSVVNTFIYAGGKLIITIPLSFILAVVLNRALKGRQLLRAIYFMPTVISASVMAIVFYVIFNSYNGMVNQLLLGAGIISSPIDWLGAKYALLTAIIIAIWGAVGNYMLLFIAGLQNIPEDLYEAASIDGAGPLRKMWSITVPMLGPVLQMIIMLAITVSLKGYESIMVLTEGGPYGKTEVMYLYLYKLFFPVSSGGSSIQQFGYGSAVGFTTAVIVGLITLIYFYVSKKLNDIY
- a CDS encoding transposase, which codes for MLRLVFLSIEKGVPPQVLEVIGDQTDTREQKKEVIPIYSIRQEELFSFEELLQMRPEDKYSQIFEHLNLAPVLHVLRKKNHRGRPQELNLPAMIYSLLISKMEGIEFVSSLVRRLKHSEEFRAQCRFTGSNPIPSKASYSRLISALEQTGMLEQLQDSLVLSAMEEGFVTGTHLAVDSSIVEAWDCQFSESASKRRAARRTKKPSEAPEIQQLEFENAEPEPQPANEPLKKPVYRRGRTSAEEKERRRLEREAYEKTLAPFEKTIEAMLPYTYDELLSTIPRHAARFDKKNTKGRLTSYFGFKANVLVDADSQYVLSGVFSSANLNDQRMAVLLLKGLHLKFPGLKVKHVLGDKGYDSSAIYQLIHSLGAFPIIKMIHHKKPPEGMNQDYTPVCSQGHAYRYDSFDAKYETLRYTRPNQCKDCPFSESGCQKVFKIRIQTDLRKHAYPARGSESFTQLYNKRTAVERVFAYLKEYFGMKRTRHRGVRASVDFQLSTLAYNLSKFALDKLNKQLSNSQQVA